A genomic region of Friedmanniella luteola contains the following coding sequences:
- a CDS encoding protein kinase domain-containing protein: MTTSTAADRRIAFGFDHEDGLPVWTFGPGEELVPGLLARHRLGVGTRCETWLAWSRSLWAPAVVKLARPHQLDHPRARRALQREVDALSGVLHPCLPRLYAADLDADRPHVVLEHVDGPALADLLRPWTFRGVTATVHLTQQLLSALLPLHAAGVAHLDLKPDNVVVRDGRAVVVDLGSARKIGSRQPAGRPVGTLGYAAPEMEACAPIAAAMDVYGVGMVAAEVRGACGSRLPGPRSRRLAGVLADLRAPEPGDRPGVAEALDALDELLPRRARP, translated from the coding sequence ATGACCACCTCCACAGCGGCCGACCGGCGGATCGCCTTCGGCTTCGACCACGAGGACGGGCTCCCCGTCTGGACCTTCGGCCCCGGGGAGGAGCTGGTCCCGGGACTCCTCGCCCGGCACCGGCTGGGGGTCGGCACTCGCTGCGAGACCTGGCTGGCCTGGTCCCGGTCCCTGTGGGCGCCGGCCGTGGTCAAGCTGGCCCGGCCGCACCAGCTGGACCACCCGCGCGCGAGGCGGGCCCTGCAGCGCGAGGTCGACGCCCTGAGCGGTGTCCTGCACCCCTGCCTGCCGCGCCTCTACGCCGCCGACCTGGACGCCGACCGCCCCCACGTCGTCCTCGAGCACGTCGACGGTCCCGCGCTGGCCGACCTGCTCCGGCCCTGGACCTTCCGCGGCGTGACCGCGACGGTGCACCTCACCCAGCAGCTGCTCAGTGCCCTGCTGCCCTTGCACGCGGCGGGGGTGGCGCACCTGGACCTCAAGCCCGACAACGTCGTCGTCCGGGACGGCCGGGCCGTCGTGGTCGACCTCGGCAGCGCCCGCAAGATCGGCTCGCGGCAGCCGGCCGGCCGGCCGGTGGGCACGCTCGGCTACGCCGCCCCCGAGATGGAGGCCTGCGCCCCGATCGCGGCCGCGATGGACGTGTACGGCGTGGGGATGGTCGCCGCGGAGGTCCGAGGGGCCTGCGGGTCCAGGTTGCCGGGCCCGCGCAGCCGGCGGCTGGCCGGGGTGCTGGCGGACCTGCGGGCGCCGGAGCCGGGGGACCGCCCGGGCGTCGCGGAGGCCCTCGACGCCCTGGACGAGCTGCTGCCGCGCCGCGCCCGGCCGTGA
- a CDS encoding response regulator transcription factor has translation MSDHEDATGAAGSGTATTAPEPVTVVIVDDHRSFAELLRRALEMAGGFRCVGLATTADEGVACVRELQPAVVVMDIQMPGTDGLAATRSLRAACPHTAVAVVTALGTGEWMARAARAGASAFIPKDTPLAELVAMLREARPGRMQVAPSLLQIGATGDGRAHGLTPRQVEVLACISRGLDATSTARVMGISVGTCRGYIKAVYATLQVSSRIAAVNRARELHLIGS, from the coding sequence ATGTCCGATCACGAGGACGCGACAGGGGCTGCGGGGTCCGGCACGGCGACGACGGCGCCCGAGCCGGTCACCGTGGTCATCGTCGACGACCACCGCAGCTTCGCCGAGCTGCTGCGGCGGGCGCTGGAGATGGCCGGCGGCTTCCGCTGCGTCGGCCTGGCGACGACGGCCGACGAGGGCGTCGCGTGCGTCCGCGAGCTGCAGCCCGCCGTGGTGGTCATGGACATCCAGATGCCGGGCACCGACGGCCTGGCCGCGACGCGCAGCCTCCGGGCGGCGTGCCCGCACACCGCGGTCGCCGTCGTCACCGCGCTCGGCACGGGGGAGTGGATGGCCCGGGCCGCGCGGGCCGGGGCGTCGGCCTTCATCCCGAAGGACACACCCCTCGCCGAGCTGGTCGCCATGCTGCGGGAGGCCCGCCCCGGGCGGATGCAGGTCGCGCCCTCGCTCCTGCAGATCGGTGCCACGGGCGACGGCCGGGCGCACGGTCTCACGCCACGGCAGGTGGAGGTCCTCGCCTGCATCAGCCGCGGCCTGGACGCGACCAGCACCGCCCGGGTGATGGGGATCAGCGTCGGGACCTGCCGCGGCTACATCAAGGCCGTGTACGCGACGCTCCAGGTCAGCAGCCGCATCGCGGCGGTCAACCGGGCCCGCGAGCTGCACCTCATCGGATCGTGA
- a CDS encoding ATP-binding protein has product MEHAHAGRVGISVRRVGPDRPGRSALVRLEVTDDGVGVDPSRLDRRSEGHLRLRLLADRVDSLGGRLSVVSQAGRGTSVRAEIPAVPAGSVLASSD; this is encoded by the coding sequence GTGGAGCACGCCCACGCGGGCCGGGTCGGGATCAGCGTGCGCCGCGTGGGGCCCGACCGCCCCGGGAGGAGCGCGCTGGTGCGGCTGGAGGTCACGGACGACGGGGTGGGCGTCGACCCGTCCCGCTTGGACCGGCGCTCCGAGGGGCACCTCCGGCTCCGGCTGCTCGCCGACCGCGTGGACTCGCTCGGCGGTCGGCTGTCCGTGGTCTCCCAGGCCGGCCGGGGCACCAGCGTGCGTGCGGAGATCCCGGCGGTCCCGGCGGGCAGCGTCCTCGCGTCGTCGGACTGA
- a CDS encoding COG4315 family predicted lipoprotein encodes MHVRVTSLTPALAALVLVAAAGCSSAEPAGDASAAPSAAVSSSAPSPSPSASAAGDLAVADTSLGKILVDSQGLTVYYFTKDEADSGKSVCSGDCLVAWPAVEASSDTPSGEGVTAKLGTITRDDGSKQVTVNGLPVYLFQKDKAPGDVTGQGVGKVWYVVAPDGKMITTAAGS; translated from the coding sequence ATGCACGTCCGCGTCACATCGCTCACGCCGGCCCTCGCGGCCCTGGTCCTGGTCGCCGCCGCCGGCTGCAGCTCCGCCGAGCCGGCCGGCGACGCGTCCGCCGCCCCCAGCGCCGCCGTCTCGTCGTCCGCGCCGAGCCCCTCGCCGTCGGCGTCGGCCGCCGGCGACCTCGCCGTGGCCGACACCTCGCTGGGCAAGATCCTGGTCGACAGCCAGGGCCTGACCGTCTACTACTTCACCAAGGACGAGGCCGACTCCGGCAAGAGCGTGTGCTCCGGTGACTGCCTGGTGGCCTGGCCGGCGGTCGAGGCCAGCTCCGACACGCCGTCCGGTGAGGGCGTGACCGCGAAGCTGGGCACGATCACCCGCGACGACGGGAGCAAGCAGGTCACGGTGAACGGGCTGCCCGTCTACCTCTTCCAGAAGGACAAGGCGCCCGGCGACGTGACGGGGCAGGGCGTCGGCAAGGTCTGGTACGTCGTCGCCCCCGACGGGAAGATGATCACCACCGCCGCGGGCAGCTGA